Genomic DNA from Solanum pennellii chromosome 3, SPENNV200:
TGTTGTATCTTATTATTACATGGTCATCTATCTTTTTCCCACATTCTACATATACAATGGACAAGATAACAAGTTTTCCCATGTGAACTCACCTGCATACGTCCGCACAGTGTTAACCCTGGCAACCTCCTTAGCCAATGCCGGTAGTTCCTCTCCCAGTACCTTCCCTGATCCTCCATCTAGCAGACAAAGATGGATGTTTATAAGTAATTACACATAAGGAAATCAATTAAGAAAAACTTggcaagtaaaaaaaaaaaaagttgtaccTGGTGAAGAAGAGCAAGAAGCTGACTGAAGATCTCCTAATTTGGCATCTATGTCGCGAAGAAGAGCACCAGTTCGATCCGAATGGGAAGCGTGGTTGATCAGATAGTTCCGGAACTGTGTATTGAGATCCGAAAGGCTTTGATCGAGGACATGACACTGAGTTCGGAGCTCAGAAAGAAGAGCCGGAGCCTGTTCAAGGTCTTCTTTTTCGTTAAGCTTAGCGTTGAGAAAAGAAACGACCGAAACGGACAGAGATGATGGCGGAGGCAGAGTTTGAATTATCCGGTCCATCGTCAACTTGCAATGCAAATTGCAGTTAATGactttgaaacttgaaattcaTTGAATTGATATGTACAACAGATCACAGAAAAGCCAAGTAGGTATCAAAATTCTGCTAATTTCCGCAACAGCTTACAGGAGTTACGCTCGATTAACAGCCGGAAAACGAAATTAACAAGAAGTTGAAGTCAACTGGAACACAACACAACGGGTCAAGAAGATACCTTGCTGATTATTCCGGCACCTTAGTCGTCGGAGATTACAGTAGAGCGGCGAGAATGTCCCTCTTTTCTTTGCGAAGGAGTTCTGGCTTTTGGGGAAGGGTAATTAACGATTGAGTCCCTGAATTATTGTGTTTCTCTAGTTTAGTACCTGTACTGTTCAAATAATcacatattaaattttgattaaactAAATATGCAATTGTAGTCCATAAAACTAatagtagaagaaaaaaaagtgataatttaACTTCCGTTTATTTAAGATATCTTTTCTTGTATAATGTTTTTTCTTctactatttataaataattagttaaaTGTTTAATTTCTGCTAATTTTAGggactaaaatatatatttaatttaattaaaagttaaatgTGCTTAGCAACTAATAAAAGGATCAATACCAGAATAATGCAGATCATTCAGGTACCAAAATTGTTATGTTCCCTTGCAGAATAAACCTTAATTTGGATGCTGAAATGTGCTTTTAACATAAAGGGCAAAATTATCGAGATAAAtgttaaaaatacattaaaatgatttttttttccgtCTTTTAATATAAGGGCAAATTTAtcgaaataaatattaaaaacacaTCAAAACGATTCTCTTTTTTCCAtgtgaaatcttgaattattctCTCTCATTTGAATGTGGTATAAAATTTTACCAAGATtccaatataaaattattctaTAATCCCTTTGTactatatacaaaatttaaaaaattaagaaagagTATTCAATcctaaactaaaaatatgtgtaatatatcaaaatattttttaaatcttataattttaagGGTACATgttaataacagatagtattaaataaatagtataaaataatattagtatttattgtgtactaatcctagtcctattaggattagtactccttaatcctagtcctattaagattagtactccttcctatatctccgaTATAtactcccatgtattcccttaacactttaatacaatcaatattccttcatggtatcagaagccagaaaacctagatcttcttttctctaggtttttttttctctctttagggcaccgatcattccctctcttctcttgggcggcggcagccatgacaaccgaggtggatcctctcgattcacttccttctggcgttaaactccttctcaggcatcttcatgccctNNNNNNNNNNNNNNNNNNNNNNNNNNNNNNNNNNNNNNNNNNNNNNNNNNNNNNNNNNNNNNNNNNNNNNNNNNNNNNNNNNNNNNNNNNNNNNNNNNNNNNNNNNNNNNNNNNNNNNNNNNNNNNNNNNNNNNNNNNNNNNNNNNNNNNNNNNNNNNNNNNNNNNNNNNNNNNNNNNNNNNNNNNNNNNNNNNNNNNNNNNNNNNNNNNNNNNNNNNNNNNNNNNNNNNNNNNNNNNNNNNNNNNNNNNNNNNNNNNNNNNNNNNNNNNNNNNNNNNNNNNNNNNNNNNNNNNNNNNNNNNNNNNNNNNNNNNNNNNNNNNNNNNNNNNNNNNNNNNNNNNNNNNNNNNNNNNNNNNNNNNNNNNNNNNNNNNNNNNNNNNNNNNNNNNNNNNNNNNNNNNNNNNNNNNNNNNNNNNNNNNNNNNNNNNtcctgctctctattgtgacaacaaatcaaccatctgtgtggccaagaattccgtcctacacaccagaatgaagcatgttgataccgattgtctctttgttcgcgatgaagttcaggccggcaccatgactgtgcagtatgtacccactgaagaacaaccggctgatattctcaccaagcctctcccgagccgacagcacgattacctcagtttcaagcttccgttcgcttccgctcagctcagcttgaggggggataataacagatagtatcaaataaatagtataaaataatattagtatttactgtgtactaatcctagtcctattaggattagtactccttcctatatctcctatatatatctcccatgtattcccttaacactttaatacaatcaatattccttcacatgtcaataaaatattgagattgaagagttatcaaatattaaaaaaaacgactcatttcaaaatatattaaaagtgaaagTGAGACAATTAAATTGAGAAATGTTAAAAgtattatcaaaaataaaaatgcaaccaaattttaaattcttgctGTATGACGGGTAATGTTCTTACTTGGTCTTTGTAGCTTTTGCATTGCGTAgttattttataaaacataattaatggATCGGATGTATAGAAGAACGTTGGCAGGAGAGCTATGGGAACAAGGGATGTAATATCTTTTGCATTTTCGTAATCTTTTACGCATAaattatactgaatatattattatttcgcATCGAACTATTCGAAAGAAACCTTACCTCATATATTACttgtattttatttctttactgTTTATTGTAGGGCTGGTTTCTGAAAACTTTTTCAGTATCACTGTTGGAACTGACTGCACAAAGATTTCAACCTTTCCCTGCTTGGAAAAATGTTAGTAAATGTGTAGGGACACTTGTTTTAAGGGACACCCAAAATTAAAGGTACTCTAAAAAACAAAATGGGATCTCTGCTAGCTAACAGAATGGTACTTTGAACGACAAAACCTGTATCCAGCATGCTTCGTTGTCGAGTCAATTCCCTAAATGatcattcattttaaaatatcatttgtatttcatttatattttatttaggatcaaaatataattcaactatcactattttcctccaaatatacttgacactTTAAAATTATTACTCTCTCCTAAttggcatgacatgtcattaaagtatttttttaataataaactaatttaattcattgaacctatttaactaaaataataatcatattatttttaatctattaagaataaattttcatacttaaattttttatcataattaaactttttgtttttttatgttatgaagaataCATTTTTAAGATGtactataattttatcaattttgaatacttataaacacatacattcaaaaaaatattattatacaaatcaCTCATTAACGCTAATTACATCAATTAGTCATAACttgtataataaatcaataatattaaaggtcaattaaccattacaataatattaattgtatattttgcaATTCATGCTttcgatattatttttttttgaaaaaaaaaagagaagaaagtgaataatattatatttttatccaATTAGAAATACTAAATACATCAAAAGTCTCCTCAAATTCTAGTTGATATGCCCTGtcataaaataatcatttcaaaaaaaatactagacctatttaattcatcaaacttatgtctctgaagaaatatataaattaacgagaatttatgaagattataagaaaaataattttaaaaagtctaataagtttatattttgtcaccaaacaaaattcaatgaaaaaccTCCGTGTGCATTTATTAcctgataattttaaaattcctaactaaattatttgaaaattttaaacaacttttttaaataaaagtactTAGATAAATTTGTAAGgttgacaaaaaaattgataagaaagagaaaattatcatttaactttttttaattttatttttttattcttttattctatattatattacattataacttttcatacaataaaacatcaataaataaaataataattaattgaatttatttattcaatttgatagtatacatattatatgagattaatatactgataaataaagatcaaaattttattttctataaatattattcacttactattttcttttagaaaaagatattgtaagtatatatgaatttcaaagcactcaaataattattttttaataattaatcgacctttaatattattaacttattatacaatttatgattaattgaattaaattattgttcatgagtgatttgtatatcaatattttttgaatgtatgtgtctttaagtatttaaaattgatgaGATTATAGTAGGTTTAAAACGCATTCTGcatgacataaaaaataagaagtttacttatgataaataattttaagtatgaaaatttattcttaataaattaatttaaaaaatttaaaataatatgaccattattttagttaaatgagtttaatgaattaaattagtctattattaaaaaaactttaatgacatgtcatgccaactaggagagagtgatgcttttgaattgCCAAgtatatttgagaaaaatagtgatagttgggtgatattttgatcctaaatgaaacataaataatattttaaggcAATTCCCTTAACTTGAGTGACCATTTGGGGAATCGACTCCTCCACTGTTTCACTATATTATAGAGGGGACGTGAATTTGCAGAGGTggtttttttttacaaaaaataaaaatgagtcgAGTTATTCCAACCTCATCACTTCAATTCAAGGGCACAACTGAGCAGGGCTCAGTCACCTGCTCGGTCACTTAGCCAACCGCCAGACAAGGATGCAAACCAGCTCCTTTAATAGAATATAGACAGACAACATTCAATGAAACAGCCACTACGGTAGATAAAGAAAAACAACACCAAAAATAAGAACACATTACAAAGCATCTATAAACACTTGTTTAAACCTTCTTAAACTCCATTAGACTCCTAGGGCGGGGCAAATTACATATATAACTTGCGCATTTGACTAATTCCACAACATATGTGTCGTCTCCCTCATCCCACACCATTGCAAGTGTCAGATAACTTTGTCCACAAAAAATACATGATAGACAAACTCTATCATAAAGCAGGATAAGAAATCAAAGGTGCATGTGACATTATAGCATATAAATGCCCATTAACAACAGCTCTAACACCATTCGCGGGGACACCATTCTGAGACAGAAGTGACGAACCACTATGGCATTTTATGAGCAGCATAATACAAGGCAAACAATAAGAATACATGACAAGACATatctaccaaaaaaaataaaatacattatattgCATGCATAAAATGCTAGAAAGGAGGAAATATAATACATAAGCTCAAAGTGAACAGCTTCACggaagaaagaaaaactgaaaatatatatgaaattcaaaTTATCAATTTACAACACTGATTCAATTCTGTTTGCAGTCATATATTTCAAATCTTCATGGCAAACTTGAACCTTACCTCTGCTTCAACTTATTGCTGTATGTCACTTCTACACATTATGAATTTTCCGCATTAACCAATCGACAATGATACAATTTGCCAGCCAAAAGATCAAAAAGTAAACAAGTGAGTTTGAGAATCTATATGATGAGAGGAGATCATACATATTTTGGTACACCTATCCAAAATAAGACACCTTAGCAACCCATCACTGCACAATTATAAACAAAACTTCCTGAATGTTTTCTCCCTAACAAATTCCAATTTGGTGCACCTTCTGTAGGTTCCCAAGAATTAATCTCAATGAATCGCCCATTTAACGCCCTCGGTCCTCCAATAACTATGAGCTGATCTCCACATGCCCTAAATGCTAGACCCCAACCATTCATAGAGGTCGCCTGTTCCGGCAATCTTCCTATAGTAATCCATAAGTTTCTTTGCTTATCATATTTCCAAACTTCATTTTCAGCATAATAAGCAGCATATAACTCATTCTTCACAACTGCTAAGAGTGGAGGTGCCTTAGCTATTGCAGGAGCATCATTGGCTACAGCTCCTCTGTTACGTGCTGGGAACATATCAGGTACCTCCGTCCAAGACCTTGCTTTGAAATCATACACTTCACCACAAGTAAGTACATTTGAATTGCCAACACCAACCCCACCAATTATATGGAACTTCCCATCCAAGAATACTCCAGAACACAATTTTCTTGGTTTATTCATGCTTGGCAGAGTCTCCCATGTTCCTGTTTCTGAATTATAAAGCTCAGCAGAGCTTAGTATATTGCCCCTTGAGTCACAACCGCCTGCTACAATTGCAATTTCCCCGAGGCTTCCAGAGCCAAAAAGGCACCTAGGTGTGTTTGTCTTCATACCCGATGACCATGAGTTGGTCAGGATGCTGTATTTGTAGATGACATGAGACTCTATTGCCTTTCCAAATACAAGAAGTTCAGTACCAACTGCCAGTGATTCCTTGTCAGAACACATGAAGCATTCATTTGATGTCATCGCCGGCAAATGCATCCACCTAGAGCGAATGGGATCAAAGGCCTCCCACTCAAGGAGGTTGCAAGAGAAATAAACCCAATGTTCTACAATACCCATTTGTCTCCTCAGCCTATACAGTTCTCCACTCTGAATTAAAGACCTAAAACTCTGGTTCAATGAAGCAATTGACCCATAATCTGACCTTGAGCAATGAAGCATGCAATTTACTGAAAGGTCTCGCCCAATTTGGTGGATTAAAGAGCTTGAATCAGAGTGAGTGCCACTATTCTGCTGCTTATCTGAGTGTTCTTCTTGACAGAGCGAAAGATCGTGAAGGCACTGCATGGCTTCTTCCTTCTCTTGGTCATCAAGCAGCTTGGATGACTTTCTCAAACCAGTGTCTGCTACATCCTCCAAAGGACGCTTTCCCTTTGAGTGTTCAATCACTTGGAAAGCATAGTATATCCACTTGCTCGCTTGCTCGCACGCACAAGGCAAGTCCCTTGAAACATGATATGATTCCTCCAACATGACGCTTGATATGCACAGGGGTCGGACAAACACACCTAACCTGCAAAACCAAAGCCAAAGATAATGTCCTTAAAAAATTATGCCAAATTATAAGatcagaatttaaattttgtagaTATTCCAGTAAGAATACCACATCTACAAGCACAACATCTTTCAATAGAGTGCAAACATGAATTGACTGAACAGTAATCTTTAATGTCTCCAAACACTAGACAAAGCAAGCATATAGTATTCCTACAGATATATAATAAGTGATCAACATAAAAACATGGAAGTAAAACCAAAAGAGTTATGGTCcttcaaaacaaagaaaaatacatgaAAGTGAATTCAAAAATTGTTCacaaaaacaattattaatGAGCTTAGACATCACTATTGGAGATCCTGGTCACTTAAAACCTAGTATAACTGAAGGCCATAACACTACAAAATGCAAGGGCATAGAATCAGCAGGTTTTACTCCTTTAGGACATCGAATTAGGGGATTCTGTGGGAAGAGAAAAGGGTAAAGGAATTACCACCATGGATGAGTTTGGATTCATTGAGAAAGAAAGACAGAAAACATAACCACCTATCATGAGTTTTCTTACTGTGTAAACACTTGTAACTGCTACAAACAGTTTTCAATGGGAAATTTTTCCAAACATGTGATGCAGGATGCTTCCATGAGAAGCTTTTCCCTACTTTGGCAAATATATTCCACACCAGATAAACTTCCTCTCCCCATTTGCCTCTTGTTTTCTCAATGTAACTACTTTCTTGCATTGGATTATCAACAGATTGAATTCAGGTAACACATATCCTCCATGACTCAGAGCTATTTAACTCAACAATTCACAATGCAAGCATATAACACAGAAAAGATGATGTATTTATCAACATAAAGTTGTAAATTAAGACATTCTCTGGTTAAAACACTTCCCCATTTCACAGTTTGTGGAAGTATTTGAATGTTCTTACAACTTGAAACATCCAACTAAAGAGATCTCCGACTAAATGATAAAACTTCATTTGATTTTCTTACAAGCTAATTATTCAAGTATCAGCCGCCAGCGGGCTccaaacaatttttaaaattacaagaGAAAGATAACGCCTTAGAATAACAAATTCCTTTAAAAAATCTAACTTTGAAAGTTGTGAACATTGATTAATAACCTGAGCACTTTTTCCCCTTCAATTTAGAATAAAAACTAGATTTTTGTGAATAAATTTAACTTGAAATCTCAAAGTAAGAAGggtttaaactttaaaagtgGACGCAAATTATCCTTATCCTGATAGATAAGGCTCCACAGTTATATCAAGGAAAATAAACCCATCTTACTCAATTGAAACTAAAAAGCAAATGATTCTATCTAGAAAGCAGCAAATAGACCTAACAGCAGCAATTCATGATAAAAAATCAGGCGAATTTCTGGGTTTTCAAGCCTACCAACTTGCAGAATCAACAAAAACTTCATACAGATACAATAGCAAAAGAATTGGAACCCAGAAAGTTCAACATATAAAAATGGAAGCAAGAGATAAAGGAACTTACTGAGTTTtgcaaaaggaaagaaaaaaaaaacaaagtggAGAGGAATGAATTAGTTAGAAACCCATGAAACTAATTAATGTAAAGCAGTAAACAGCATATGTATTTATCAAGTTTCAGTGGGCAAGTTTTGTGGGTAAAGACAATTTTGCTTTGAGGACCCTTCCGTTTCGAATCTCAGATACAGACAGCTGTTCACTCACTCACTCACTATTTTATTCTCATTTCTCTCAGACAGACAGAGAGAAATTGGAATTTGCAAAGGAGATGAATTGATAGTGGCTGGTTTGAGTTTCGACGAATAGATTAGATTGTTTCTCTCTTAATCGAGTCTGAATTTTAATAAtagtaaatttttaatataaatatttcatagtTAGTGAgtgagaaataaaaagaagataattatcgctattttttttattttttttcttgtgttggATTGATTAATAATAGCtgaatttattataataaagaaaataattcaaagGACATTTAACGGAAAAGAGGTGGTGGTGGCGGTGGGTGGGACCAGTAACGGCGGAGCAAGAAAGTGACGGTATGTTCACTGGTAACGGCCGTTTGTGAACGTGTAATGTTGTTCGCACGCGTAACGCTCTTTACCTTTTCTCCagggatttttttttgtataagaGGGTGTTTCCCGTTTCTCTCCGCTATTTATTGCTTTGTTCCCTTTTTTAATCTCTGTTTTAATTTATCTGATTCGATTTAatactaaatttaaaataagtataaatatttaaattttaaacttgttaaaatatttgttcatttggTGTTGTTATAATATGTAAAATCTAACATTAAAGAgttgttaaaaaagaaaaaaaattatttataattttttggttTGGCAAATTATGTTTGCTAgttaaatatataaagaaatatacATTATTAACCATCTATGTCAGTTTCAATTATTAGCTAGGTGTACTAGGTAGTGagtcaatatttttaaaaaattataacattttttattttgatatagtaTCATTATGTAgagtattaaattttttttggaactcCAGGATAATCTGCAGTCACTACAATCTCTGCCACAACTTCTTTCTTAATGTGTGCAAACCACGCAGGAAATGTAAATAGCACTAGGCAAGCCTTATGCGACAGGTTCGACTCAGAAGACATTGAGGAGAAATCGATCCCGAGTCATCCGTGTGAATAACCACCCTCCAAACCAACTAAGCATCCCGAAGGACTAGAGCATCAAATTTGATATGatcaaattatgaaaagaaaaaatataattagaacTTTTATATATAATCCTTTTAGCTCAACTAAAGTAACTGTTGAAGTTGATAAGATTATGAAGGAGTTAGTTATAGTTAGTTAGCTTTCCGTTATAGTTAACAGCTTtgtttagttagttaattttcTGTTAAAAGTTCTGTTAGTgttagatatttttttcttcaatcttcAATTGTATAAATATGACTACTACATGTAGTTCATAAcacttttttcttctctttcaatCTGAGAAATGGTTCTCTCTATCTTCAGCTTTGTGTTCAGTTGCAGCCACCGTTAATGGTGGTTTATCATGACTTTGAGcttcaacatggtatcagagccttcGTTCGATCACTTCTTCTTGTCTTCGTCTCTGTTCGACTTGTGAAGATCTCGAATCTCTCTGTTTGTTTTTCATCTCTGTTCTTCTTGTGAAGATTGAATCTATCAAGTTTACCTGTTTTCTTTCTGATTTCAGCTGTTCTCTATTGCCTTCTTACACATTTTCATCCCTTCTTttgttaattgattttgttgcaCTACAATGGTAGAAGTGACTAATCTAGAAGTAACTAAGGGAATTGAGATAGGAAGTGTGCTGTACCTACATCCATCAGACAATCCAGGTGCACCTCTTGTACCAGTTGTTTTCGACGGAATTGGTTATCGAACCTGGAAAAGAGGCATGATCAGGTCTTTAtcagttaaaaataaattggggTTCATTAATGGAGATTCTAAGAAACCACTTCCTACAAATCCAAACTACAAACAATGGGAGAGGTGTGATAATATGGTTACATCTTGGATTTTAAACTCATTAAGTCGAGATATTGCTGATAGTGTAGCATATGTTGATAGTGCTTTGGAATTATGGACTGATTTGGAGGATCGTTATGATCAAACCAATGGTGCCAAGTTATATCAAATTCAGAAAGAAATCAATGATCTCATTCAAGGGGTTATGGATGTCACAGCTTACTACACCAAgatgaagaaactttgggaAGAACTGAGTGGTTTATGCATCAAAACTCACTGCAATTGTACATGTAGCTGTGGAGCAAAGGATATGATGCACAAGGTTGAACAGGATAGATGATTAATTCAGTTTCTTATGGGTCTTAATGAGGTCTATACAACGATTAGAGGGAACATTTTGATGATGAATCCAATGCCATCTGTGGCACAAGCTTTTG
This window encodes:
- the LOC107015038 gene encoding F-box/kelch-repeat protein At1g74510-like, producing MLEESYHVSRDLPCACEQASKWIYYAFQVIEHSKGKRPLEDVADTGLRKSSKLLDDQEKEEAMQCLHDLSLCQEEHSDKQQNSGTHSDSSSLIHQIGRDLSVNCMLHCSRSDYGSIASLNQSFRSLIQSGELYRLRRQMGIVEHWVYFSCNLLEWEAFDPIRSRWMHLPAMTSNECFMCSDKESLAVGTELLVFGKAIESHVIYKYSILTNSWSSGMKTNTPRCLFGSGSLGEIAIVAGGCDSRGNILSSAELYNSETGTWETLPSMNKPRKLCSGVFLDGKFHIIGGVGVGNSNVLTCGEVYDFKARSWTEVPDMFPARNRGAVANDAPAIAKAPPLLAVVKNELYAAYYAENEVWKYDKQRNLWITIGRLPEQATSMNGWGLAFRACGDQLIVIGGPRALNGRFIEINSWEPTEGAPNWNLLGRKHSGSFVYNCAVMGC